A part of Cannabis sativa cultivar Pink pepper isolate KNU-18-1 chromosome 6, ASM2916894v1, whole genome shotgun sequence genomic DNA contains:
- the LOC115695667 gene encoding small ribosomal subunit protein uS10c: MAVSSVSATLIPSLSLSTSSSSSFKPKFSPFSLHFANSSAKLRTVKPSQSSTRVYAAPEVLEPPPETLDESGAETLEVGGSEIPSTSSISIGADADKVAPKQKIRIKLRSYWVPLIEDSCKQIMDAARNSNAKTVGPVPLPTKKRIYCVLKSPHVHKDARFHFEIRTHQRLIDILYPTAQTIDSLMQLDLPAGVDVEVKL; the protein is encoded by the exons ATGGCGGTTTCTTCAGTATCTGCAACCTTAatcccttctctttctctctctacttcctcttcttcttcatttaaACCAAAGTTTTCTCCTTTTTCTTTACACTTTGCTAACTCCTCCGCTAAGCTCAGAACTGTAAAACCTTCACAGTCCTCAACTAGGGTTTATGCTGCTCCTGAAGTGTTGGAACCCCCTCCAGAAACATTAGATGAGTCTGGTGCCGAGACCCTTGAG gttgGAGGTTCTGAGATTCCTAGTACTTCCTCAATCAGCATTGGTGCTGATGCTGACAag GTTGCGCCGAAGCAAAAAATCAGGATTAAACTCAGGTCATATTGGGTGCCATTGATAGAGGACTCTTGTAAGCAGATAATGGATGCTGCAAGAAATTCAAATGCGAAAACCGTTGGACCAGTGCCCTTACCAACCAAAAAGCGGATTTACTGTGTTCTAAAATCCCCTCACGTTCACAAGGATGCAAGATTCCATTTCGAAATTCGTACTCACCAGCGCCTCATTGATATTCTTTACCCAACTGCACAAACAATAGATTCTTTGATGCAACTTGATCTCCCTGCCGGGGTTGATGTGGAGGTCAAGCTATGA
- the LOC133038686 gene encoding uncharacterized protein LOC133038686 codes for MSLRIKASNDTVLAEIKNILSLKIENIRHEEDKILRALREVIAINEEIKRVVEVRGALIKSREKFLVLRAALSHVPELLYYIDEVWHRVSNLGDAIRYAAFICELTLDFHNFIFEKTYIVETNDMEEERVKNIRYKLSDDSVEDITESVNVTTERDLEESEMPDYFEVTAEMLELELKSPPQIEAEKIVEIIEIPSDEESKDEEMPEGPNEPDYSPIPKSKDLDLPATTNIHEPEDDIPDYHFEVEIDESDSESEDVPAPISTDVEMETNFEEHPEEDLQEDPEGSEAESCVEDE; via the coding sequence ATGTCTCTTAGAATTAAGGCGTCAAACGATACAGTACTTgcagaaataaaaaatattttgtcactTAAGATCGAAAATATCCGCCACGAAGAGGATAAGATTCTTAGAGCTCTACGAGAGGTCATCGCAATTAATGAAGAAATTAAAAGAGTAGTAGAGGTGAGGGGAGCCTTAATCAAATCACGAGAAAAGTTTCTAGTGCTAAGGGCTGCTTTGTCACATGTCCCCGAACTTCTTTACTATATCGATGAAGTCTGGCACCGTGTCTCAAATCTTGGCGACGCAATTAGATACGCAGCATTCATATGTGAGCTGACGCTTGACTTCCACAACTTCATTTTCGAAAAGACTTATATTGTGGAAACAAACGACATGGAAGAAGAACGCGTCAAGAACATACGATATAAGCTAAGTGACGACAGTGTGGAGGACATAACAGAATCTGTGAACGTAACAACTGAACGAGATTTGGAAGAATCAGAAATGCCAGACTATTTTGAAGTGACAGCAGAAATGTTGGAACTTGAACTAAAAAGCCCACCTCAAATAGAAGCAGAGAAAATAGTAGAAATAATAGAGATTCCCTCAGATGAAGAATCCAAAGATGAGGAAATGCCAGAAGGTCCCAATGAGCCAGATTATTCCCCAATACCGAAGAGCAAGGACTTAGATCTACCCGCAACAACCAACATCCATGAACCAGAAGATGACATACCTGACTATCATTTTGAAGTAGAAATTGATGAGTCAGACTCTGAATCCGAGGATGTGCCAGCACCAATTTCAACAGATGTGGAAATGGAAACAAACTTCGAGGAACACCCAGAAGAGGACCTACAAGAAGACCCTGAAGGATCTGAAGCCGAGTCATGCGTGGAGGACGAATAA